The genomic stretch GGCGAAAGAACACACATATTGGGTATCGCTCTTGTTATAGCTATATCTTCAATTCCATAATGTGTATTTCCAAAAAACCCCATCGCAACACCGCTTGCTAAACCAACTATTTTTACATCAAAATTCATATACGATACGCAATTTCGCATCTGTTCAATTGCTCGCATTGAGGCAAAGGTTGCAAAGGTTGTCGTGAAAACTTTGTATCCCTCTTTTGCTAGGCCTGCTGCCATTCCAACCATATTCTGTTCTGCAATTCCTGTATTAATTAAACGGTCGGGAAATGCATTTTGAAAACGATCTAGCCCTGAAGTATTACACAAATCCGCAGTGAGTACCAAAACATCCTCACGCTGCTGCCCAATATCTAAAAGAGCTACACCCAATGCGCCCCTTTCTCCAAGCATCGACCATGTACGAATATTCTTTCTATTAAAATCAAGCATCTCTGTTTTCCCCCGTTAATTCAGCTAAAGCCATTTCAAGCTGTTGCTTGGTAAGTCGCCCATGATGCCATTCTCTATTATTTTCAATAAAAGAAACTCCTTTTCCTTTTACTGTTTTTGCGAGCAAGACATGGGGTACCCCTTGTAATGGTATATTTGATAGCTGTGCATATAATTCTTCAACGTTATGTCCGTCTCCCTGTTGCACATTCCATCCAAAACCTTTCCACGCAGCCTCCATATTCGACATTTTCATCAAATCATCACAGAATCCATCGCTCTGCATCCCATTATAGTCTATAATAGCCACCAAATTATCGAGATGAAAATGATAAGCACTCATTGCCGCTTCCCAAATTGAACCTTCGTTGCACTCACCATCTCCTAGTAAAACAAAAACGCGATGTTTCTGAGCCTTTCGCTTTGCTGCTAGAGCCATTCCGACGGCAATCGGCAGCCCCATTCCAAGACTACCACTTGAGATTTCAATACCCTTCTCCATATTCATAGAAGGTTGCCCGGAGAAAATACCATCATTCTCTTCAAATGTAAATAACTCTTCTCGTGAAAAATATCCACTCTCACATAAAGCTGTGTAATATCCAAGCGTCCCATGGCCTTTACTTAGAATGAATCTGTCACGTTCATCCCAATTGGGATTTGAGCTTAAATGCCTCATAACGCCACCATAGAGTGTAGCTAATATCTCAATAGTTGAAAGTCCTCCGCCTATATGCGCTCCATTATTTCGCGCATGATATGCTAGTTCCAGTGCCGTTCTTCTCATTCGCATAGCTATTCTATTTATGTTTTCTATCAATTCTTTATTATCTTCCACAGTAAATTCCCTCCTACATACCTCCATCAACACGAAAAACCTGCCCTGTGATATAAGATGCTCTGTCTGAGGCAAGAAACGCTGCAGTATTTGCAATTTCAATTGGTTGCCCGATACGCTTAAGGCAACTGTTCATAACTGTCTCGTTTATCACTTCGTCCGACATACTTTGACCCACCATATCAGTATCTGTTATGCCAGGGGCGATAGCATTTGCCCGAATACCAGAAGCGCCCAGCTCCTCTGCTATTGCTTTTGTTTGACAAATTACGGCCGCTTTACTTGCTCCGTAAGCAGCGCGTCCTGCATTTCCATCCAGCGCAGCAGAAGATGCGATATTCACAATACTCCCAGCTTTATGTTTTAACATCTGTTTAATCACAAATTGTGTAAACAAAAATGGGCCAAAGAAATTAATCTGGAAGGTCTCCTTCATTTTTCCCATGGAAGTCATTTGGAATAATGCATTATAAGTAACTCCTGCATTGTTAATCAATGAATCCACCGAAAGCTTATCAGCCGCGATGGTTTTAAATCCAGCTTTGATCTGATTCTCATCAGCAATATCGAAGTATATTGGCTTAACCCAAACTCCGTATTTCTGCGCAATCCCAGTAATTTCTGCTTCAAATTCATTATTTTTATTTCTCGCACAAGCCCAGATATTTGCGCCATTCTTTGCAAACACCTCTACCATTGAATGTCCTATTCCGCGATTCGAACCTGTAATGATTACGTTTTTTCCCTTAAGCATATTAATCTTCCTTTCTATCCGATACCACCGTCAACACGGATAACTTGTCCAGTTACAAATGATGATAAATCCGAGGCTAAAAACACTATTGTATTGGCCACTTCCTCATCAGTTCCTAAGCGTTTAAGCTCACATGGTTGAATCAAACCCGCTTTAACTACATCAGATAGACTTCGCGTCATCGTTGTATCAATAACACCTGGTGCAACTGCGTTTACACGTATATCTGATGCCGCAAGCTCCTGTGCCATTGTTTTCGTCGCAGAAATCAATGCCCCTTTAGCCGCACTGTAAGCCAGCTGTCCCGCATTTCCGTCTAACCCCGCAATTGATGAAATATTGATGACACTCCCTCGTTTATTCCGAGCCATTAGTTTTGTAACGAACTGTGAAATCTGCATCTGTGAGAAGAAATCTACTTCAAATACGGTTTTCATTATATTCATGCTTGTCATATGGAATAGTGCATTATGTGTCATGCCTGCAATATTGACAAGAGCGTCAATTGGCTTCTTGTCAGCCATAATCGACTTAAGTCCTAATTTAATAGACTCCGGATCCGTTAAGTCAAAATATATTGGTTTTATCCATACTCCGAACTGTTCGCTCAATTGCTGAATTTGCTTTTCTAATTCTGCATCTTCCCTCTGACAGCAAGCCCATATATTGGCACCCTCTTTTGCGAAAACTTCCATTGTTTTATTGCCTATTCCGCGTAAGCATCCGGTTATAACCGCATTCTTTCCTTTTAATAACATAGCTGTTTCTTCCTTTATCTTTTTTCTCCTATTTAAAATCAACAATTCTCGATAACATCTCCACCACGTTATAGCCATCCCAGATTATTCCGATATCCATCGCAGTACCCACAGGAACAATCCTATCAATACCTCGGAACTTATTTTCTATAACAGAGTTTCTAAGTAGGTCAACATCCATTCCGAAGTATGTTAGTGTCTGAAATTTTTCATTAATTAGAGGATACAATTCCTCAAAATTACTTAATGAATATTCATAAAAATATCCACATTTTCCTCTACATACTGTGAAGTCTTGTGGTAATGCATTAATTTCGATTCTGTAAAGAAGGTTATCTTGTTGCATACAACCAGACATTTTCTCAATATCTATAGCATCTTCACAAAGCTGAACGTATTTATCAACTGCAGATGCAGGTTGGACTATGTATTTCTGTTCGGCAACTTTATATACAGCCTCCCAAAACCTCGTTCTGGCTTCTTTTTTATCATTTATCCAAAATACAGTTTGCGGAGATGAGCAGGCATTTTGATCCATCAGAAAGGTATCATTATAAAACCCCTCGGCTAGTTTCTTTATCGCAATATCATCCGCGGCTAATACTTTTTCTCCATTAATTATACAAACTGAATACCTGTCTGCAAAAGAAATATCAACACAGCGCGGTTTTGCAGGCATCGACCGTATTGCTTCAATAGTATTGTCTCCACCCCATATTATGCGAGCATCTGCCTCTGCGCTGAACATTTTAGTTGCGTCATGACCGGAAGGATATTGTACAAAAGCGTTTCTTTTAAACAAATCGGGAAAAGAAGCTAAAGTGCTTTCTATGGCTTGACAAATGATATCTACTTGCGGAAAATATTTTGATGGTATACGAACAATATTTGCATTTCCAGCTAGGAGTGAAAACAAAAAAGAAAATGCAAAGTTTACAGGGACATTTGCTGGCGCGATGTGAAAAGCGAGACCGCGACCTAGCCGAGATAGTTTGCCCTGATAAAGTTTCTTCATCCTCACTACATTTGATCTTCGACACCAAAAAGCTAGCGATATTACATCCGGATACATCTTTGCTTTTTTGTCATTCATCAGATATTCTGACAAAACCTCCATAAAAGAACAAACTATATCATCGTACGGACGCATAGGTATATTACAAACGTCATTAGTACCCGCTATTAGTTTAACGCCGTTCATAAGTATCGCTGCACCCCCTTATTTCTGCTCCCTTAACTCTCCCATAAATCCGAAAATATTTACCCTTACGTCCACACGGACAATCGTCTATTCCTAAAATCTCTCCCTCATCTTCTGTCAGCAAAACGTGTCCAGGATAACTCGTGGGTAGCAACGAGTTACATTGAATCAAACCTTTACCGCTTTCTTTCACTGAGAAATCCTTTGGGTCAAGTATGTTGACATCAGAAAATATCGAAGCGTGAAGATGACCTTGCTCACATTCCATGAAAATTGAACCAGTTTGCTCAACCATTCCATAATAATTAAATATA from Desulfitobacterium dichloroeliminans LMG P-21439 encodes the following:
- a CDS encoding transketolase — protein: MEDNKELIENINRIAMRMRRTALELAYHARNNGAHIGGGLSTIEILATLYGGVMRHLSSNPNWDERDRFILSKGHGTLGYYTALCESGYFSREELFTFEENDGIFSGQPSMNMEKGIEISSGSLGMGLPIAVGMALAAKRKAQKHRVFVLLGDGECNEGSIWEAAMSAYHFHLDNLVAIIDYNGMQSDGFCDDLMKMSNMEAAWKGFGWNVQQGDGHNVEELYAQLSNIPLQGVPHVLLAKTVKGKGVSFIENNREWHHGRLTKQQLEMALAELTGENRDA
- a CDS encoding SDR family NAD(P)-dependent oxidoreductase, producing the protein MLKGKNVIITGSNRGIGHSMVEVFAKNGANIWACARNKNNEFEAEITGIAQKYGVWVKPIYFDIADENQIKAGFKTIAADKLSVDSLINNAGVTYNALFQMTSMGKMKETFQINFFGPFLFTQFVIKQMLKHKAGSIVNIASSAALDGNAGRAAYGASKAAVICQTKAIAEELGASGIRANAIAPGITDTDMVGQSMSDEVINETVMNSCLKRIGQPIEIANTAAFLASDRASYITGQVFRVDGGM
- a CDS encoding SDR family NAD(P)-dependent oxidoreductase; this encodes MLILNRRKKIKEETAMLLKGKNAVITGCLRGIGNKTMEVFAKEGANIWACCQREDAELEKQIQQLSEQFGVWIKPIYFDLTDPESIKLGLKSIMADKKPIDALVNIAGMTHNALFHMTSMNIMKTVFEVDFFSQMQISQFVTKLMARNKRGSVINISSIAGLDGNAGQLAYSAAKGALISATKTMAQELAASDIRVNAVAPGVIDTTMTRSLSDVVKAGLIQPCELKRLGTDEEVANTIVFLASDLSSFVTGQVIRVDGGIG
- a CDS encoding acyl-CoA reductase — translated: MNGVKLIAGTNDVCNIPMRPYDDIVCSFMEVLSEYLMNDKKAKMYPDVISLAFWCRRSNVVRMKKLYQGKLSRLGRGLAFHIAPANVPVNFAFSFLFSLLAGNANIVRIPSKYFPQVDIICQAIESTLASFPDLFKRNAFVQYPSGHDATKMFSAEADARIIWGGDNTIEAIRSMPAKPRCVDISFADRYSVCIINGEKVLAADDIAIKKLAEGFYNDTFLMDQNACSSPQTVFWINDKKEARTRFWEAVYKVAEQKYIVQPASAVDKYVQLCEDAIDIEKMSGCMQQDNLLYRIEINALPQDFTVCRGKCGYFYEYSLSNFEELYPLINEKFQTLTYFGMDVDLLRNSVIENKFRGIDRIVPVGTAMDIGIIWDGYNVVEMLSRIVDFK